The Culex quinquefasciatus strain JHB chromosome 2, VPISU_Cqui_1.0_pri_paternal, whole genome shotgun sequence genome contains the following window.
GAAATCAAATCCCGCGGCTGTGTCAGCTTTAAGTCGTTCAACACGGCTATTTCGAGCCTGAAGGTCAAAAAGGATGGCATCGTGGTGCTGCAGGACCGGGTGAATCTGTGCGAACGGTTGGCCAAGGGACGCAAGGATGCCAACATTGGCCAGATGCTGAAAACGTTGCGACTCCCGGAGAGCTGTCCGGTTGAGGAGGGAACGCTCTGTACGGATCCGTCCCAGGCCGTCAACATCGAGCAGTACAAACAGTTCCTCCCGTTGGCACGTGGCCTCATCGATATCGAGATGGACATCCAGCACGACACGGTGAGTTGGTGGTAGTGTGGTTTGATTCTGAGAAATTAATCCCTCGGGATATACATTACACAGCTGACTGGTTTCCTCGCTAATGTATTCCTCTAAACGGTTGATCTCTTCCAACAGGGCAAAAGCTGCTTCCGAGTGCAGATCGACATCGCCAAGTGAGCTGCAACAGGTTTATGACGACTTTGGAAGGTGGAATGAATTACAATTACTACGAATCAACGCTAATCAAGTGCTTATGGTGATACTAAAATATATACAGTACGTTACCTCATTGAATCCGAGACTAAGTTGTACATCGGGGGAACCACATCGACTGTGTTTGTGTTTCCGCTAAATTGACTCCAGGAAAGTTCCatggaaaaagtttttaaaattacaaatgaAGTTATTGAATATGATGTCTTAAAGTTATCTCACAGCAATGACACAATTTGTTCTTATTTATTCAAACGGAATCCCTTGACATAATGCTTCAAATTAACGGTGACTAATCTCCTCTTCAAAGCCAgacaaaatatttcgataaaaatGGAAAGTACAAGTTACACGTGTTCGTGAGAATTTTTCTAGCATTGTGCGTACCGGATggctttgttttgatcatttcaGGTCACTCAGGTTGCTCATGTCAATCAGTGTTAAATACCGGTATAACGGGAGTGAATCATCTTTAATTGAGCCGGATTATCGTAGTGCTCGTTAGACTAGAGTGCAAGGGTTAGTCCTGTCTAATATTAGGGCACAACCTAATAATCAAAATGTTGTTTGAAgggatattattttttaaaggcatattttttataaaactgtgacattatttaaaatattttcaaataattttgataatttacaGCATAAATCCCAAGGAAATAAGAGCTCGATTGGATGGAAACTCTAGCCAGCAAgttttttaatatgattttgTGTGGGGGAAGTCACTTTTCAGTTATTGTCATATATGAGCATGTGGTGCACAGTGGTCATGATCGCATAATTaggttttcttttatttttataatcaagtccattttaaatgttagtttttattttaggtTTTGATTTatgatattgaaaatttgatcaatAGTTTCAGACTAATCCATCCATTgggcttttttgaaatgtttaagaaATTGCTGAATTTTCGTAAAAACTTAAATCATGAATTGAGATTTTCCCAAAAaccatattctttaaaaaatcgcgCTTCTGAATGTCCAATGTTTTTTTGGTCATGGTTTTGAAGCTTTTGTTGAATTTTCCTCTAGTTTTGGCTTTGCGTTTTTTATACGATTTTCTAACAAactttttagataaaatttgaaattcgaatacgataaaaaataaaatatcctcCCTAAAATGTCTTCAATTATAATTaacacattaaaatattaaacgtgattttgactcatttctggttttggttattgagcagttctctacggaatcggtcttttttctttaattttattttttgtatttttaaatccggctgaaacttttttggtgccatcagta
Protein-coding sequences here:
- the LOC6031732 gene encoding uncharacterized protein LOC6031732, translating into MACRLSRNGVESVQKVLFLLLISVIGAVIACNGGFKIKVRKVENCAGPDAVITAHENYTAVLTKNCEIKSRGCVSFKSFNTAISSLKVKKDGIVVLQDRVNLCERLAKGRKDANIGQMLKTLRLPESCPVEEGTLCTDPSQAVNIEQYKQFLPLARGLIDIEMDIQHDTGKSCFRVQIDIAK